TAATCCGAATCAAGGAGGGAACCTGAGAGTATCCTGAGGTTGTTGCTGACGCTGCAGTGGGACCTGATAATGGTTGATGGTTCCAGGAGGGCGCCACGGCCGATCATGGCAAACCTTTCGATGATGCAGTTCTCTCTGATATGGCAGAATTCATCAATAACACAGTTTACAAGCTGGGAGCCTTCCTCAATTCTGCTGCCATCAAGAATAACGGACCCCCTCACGAAGCTGTCACTTCCCACATAAACTCGGGGTCCAATCACGGTTTCCCTGCCTATGAATGCACCATCATCTATCTCTGCACCGTCACCTATAACCACGGGTCCAGCTATACGAACTCCCTTGCCTATAACAACATCCTGTCCCACCCATATGTCTCCAAATCGACCTGGAACCTCATTTAAAAGTTCGCCTTCAGGTTGAGGGCTTATCTGACCATTAAGGGCGTCATGGTTGGCCTTAAGGAACGTGTCTGGTTTACCTGCATCATTCCAGTAACCACTGAAAATAAATCCGTATACACCCCTGTTCTCCTCTATCAAAAGAGGGAAGATGTCAGCTGAAAAGTCAGAGTTTCCTTCAGGTATGTAATCAAAGATCTCGGGTTCCATGACATATATGCCCGCATTTGCGATTTTGCTGAAGACCTCCTCTGGGCGGGGTTTCTCATGAAAACGTGTTATTCTCCCATCATCATCGAGAACCGCTATGCCGTAATGTGAAGGGTCATCAACTGGTGTGAGGGCCACGGTAACAAGTGCATCCTTCTTTCTGTGGAAACTGACCATCCGCTGGAGGTCAAGGTCAAAGAGCACATCTCCACTGAGGACAATAAAGGTTTCATCAATATTACTGGCCGCTGCCCTAACACCCCCAGCGGTTCC
This genomic stretch from Methanothermobacter sp. harbors:
- a CDS encoding NDP-sugar synthase; its protein translation is MTSVVVMAGGKGTRIRPLTFSKPKPLVPVANRPILDYIIQRVIDSGYSKIIMTLGYLKDQISSYVSSRYPEIDFRFSSEKKPLGTAGGVRAAASNIDETFIVLSGDVLFDLDLQRMVSFHRKKDALVTVALTPVDDPSHYGIAVLDDDGRITRFHEKPRPEEVFSKIANAGIYVMEPEIFDYIPEGNSDFSADIFPLLIEENRGVYGFIFSGYWNDAGKPDTFLKANHDALNGQISPQPEGELLNEVPGRFGDIWVGQDVVIGKGVRIAGPVVIGDGAEIDDGAFIGRETVIGPRVYVGSDSFVRGSVILDGSRIEEGSQLVNCVIDEFCHIRENCIIERFAMIGRGALLEPSTIIRSHCSVSNNLRILSGSLLDSDYPIVAEQ